The genomic segment ATGCCGCCTCCGACGACGTAGTACACCAGCTGCAATCCCCCCAGGAGCACGATGGAAAAAAGAACCGCGCCGAACCCGGAAAAGAACCAGTTGGTCGCCCCAGCAATCGTCATTCGTTCAGGCCTCCGAGCTAGCCTTGTACCCGCAGGCCCTGGGCCTAAACTCGCTCGGCCGCGCTCAAACCGGCGACCATGGCGTATAATGGGAAGGCCCCCTCGCCTCTCGCCCGTGCCGCGAGAGCAGCCAAGAGAATCGACCATGACGCACGACTCCAACCCCACCACCCTGATCATCGGGCTGGCCTGTGGCTGCGAAGCGACCCTTCACCGGAACATCGCGGATGGCCTGGACATGGCGGAGTTCCGGCTCTCGCCGAACTGCAAGCGCCACCTGGCCGCCCCGACCCTCCCGGCGCCGGTCGTCGGGTTCGGCCCCCTGTGGACCTGGGACGCCAACCTCGCGGACCGCCGCGCCCTGCCCGCCACCTCGGTGGCACGCTTCGAGCGCGAGCACGTCTACAAGCTGCTCGAGGGCTATTGCTACCTCGACCGGCCCGGCTTCCCCGGCTACGGCCCCCTGGCCAAGGTCCGCTGGGCCGAGCCGGCCGCTCACCACTAGCGCCAAATCCCTCAAAAGCCAGGCGGGGGCTCGTACGAGCCCCCGCCTGGCTTTTGTGCTACCGGTACAGGAGATACGGGGCGCGCAGCCGCTCGAACGCGCGCGTCTGGTCCTCCCAGGCCGCCGCGATCGCCTCGGGGGCCTCGAGCGCGAGCAGGCGCTCGCGGATCCAGCTCGCGCCGGTCATGCGATCGAAGCCCTTGGCCTCGATGCGAAGGCGATCCGGGTAGAGGCGGCGGACCTCGGCGACCATCACCAGGCCGGTCTTCACGGCCTGGAAGGCCTCGCGATCGCTCACCTTGACCTCGACCCCCGACACCGCGCCCTCGCGGAAGGGGACGAAGGCCACCCCCGGCAGGGCGTGCTCGCGCAGGGCGCGGGCGTAGGCCTCGGGGTCGATCCAGGGGGCCCCGACCTTCTCGAAGGGGCGATCGCCCACCCGGCAATCGACGTTGGTCGCCTCGAAGAGGCAGATGCCCGGGTAGAGGGTCGCCGTGAGGGGCGTCTTCATGGCGGGCGACGGGTTGACCCAGGGCAAGGCCGTCTGGTCGAACCACATGCCGCGTTTCCAGCCCTGCACCGGCACCACCGAGAGCGAGGCCTGGATCCCGAAGGCCCCGTTGTAGAGCCGCGCGAGCTCGCCCATGGTCATGCCGTGGCGAACGGGGATGGGGTAGTACCCGACGAAAGAGGCGAGCTTCGCGTCCAGGACGGCCCCCTCGACGGCCTTCCCGTTGATGGGGTTCGGCCGGTCCAGCACGACGAACGGGAGCCCGGCCTCCTTGGCGGCCTGCATGGCGAGCGCCATGGTGGAGTGGTAGGTGTAGAAGCGCGCCCCCACGTCCTGGATGTCGAAGACCAGGGCGTCGAGCCCCTCGAGCATGGCCCGGGTGGGTTTCTTGACCGGGCCGTACAGGCTGACGACCGGAAGGCCCGTGACCGTGTCCTTGCCGTCCACGATGTCCCCCTGCCGATCGGCTCGCAGGCCGTGCTCGGGGGCGAAGAGGCGCGTCAGCGAGAAGCGCCTGTCGGCATGGAGGCGATCGATGTCGCTGACCCCTCGGGCATCCACCGCGCTGCGGTTGGTGATGAGCCCGATGCGCTTGCCGACCAGCGCCGGGGGCGCCTCGGCGAGCAGGACGTCGATGCCGGCGCGCACGGGGGCCTGCGCCCGGGCGGGCAGCGCCGCGGCCGCCAGCAGGACCGCCAGGGCGATCGCGCGCCGGCACTCGGAAATCAAAGCCATGAAGCCTCCTCTTCTCGGACGCTCTTATGCCCGATCGACGGGGATCGTCACCGCTCGATCAAGGATTGGCCGGGGGGCTGGTCCTGCAGGGGCAGGATGAGCCAGGCCGTGAGGTAGAGGGGGACGGCCACCCCGCAGGCGACGAGCAAGAGCGCCATGCCCAGGCGCACGAGCGTCGGGTCGACCCCGTAGGTCTCGGCGAGGCCACCGCAGACCCCAGCGATCATGCGCTCGCGGCTGGAGCGGTGCAGGCGGTTGGGTGAAAGGTCGCTCGGCTGGGGATTGCCGGGGATCACCACCCAGCCGATCAGGTAGAGCAGGATGGGCGCCCCCATCCCGAGCAGGACGGCGAGCACCAGCGCAAGGCGCACCCAGGCCGCGTCGATGCGCATGTAGTCGGCGAGGCCGCCGCACAGGCCCGACACGATGCGGTCGTTGGTGGAGCGGTAGAGGCGGCGCGGACGGTCGACGTCGCTGGACATGGGAGGCTCTCCTCGCTGAAGGGGGGCGGACCGTGGTAATCCTACCGCTTCATTCTACCCCCGAAAGGCGCGCGCGCAGCTCCTCCAGGTAGCGCCGCCCCTCCTCGGACCCCTCGGCGGGGGCCCATGGGGCGTAGTCCTTGTGGCTGGCCGGCTGGTACGCCCCCTCGATGACCTCGTAGAGGACCGTCCCGGGCTCGAGCGCCAAGAGGCTGTGCCAGGTGCCGGGCGGGATCTCGACGCCCCAGCAGGGGCCGCCCGGAGCGATCTCGAGCGTGCTGCGGATCTCGCCCTGGTCGTCGAAGGTCAGGACCACCGCGCGGCCCGTGAGGGCCACGAAGACCTCGACCTTGGCGGGGTCGGCGTGGCGGTGGGGCCGCACGTACGAGGCGGGGTCCACCGCGTTGAGCATGCGCTGCACCGGCTCGTGGTGGTCGTGGTAGCGGGTGATCGCCCGGTTGCGCTCGGAGGCCCCGGCGCGGGCCTGGGCGAAGGCCACGGCCTCTCGATCGATCGGGCGCAGGGGGCCCGTGAACTCCAGCTTCTCCGACAAGGGCGGCTCCTTTGTTTACATTTCGATACCGTGCCGATAGGTTGAGGCTTGTTCGGCGGTGCAAGCTCCATGGTAGCAGCATCACCCGCAAAGAAAGCAAAGGAAGCATCGGCATGGGATGGGCGCGACAAGGACGGTGGGCCATCGGCGCAGGGGCTGCGATCTCCCTGCTGGCCGGCTGTGGCCGGGCGCCTGCACCCGGCCCCCGGGAAATCGCCCAGCTCGCCGCCATCCAGGTCCCGACGCTGGCCGACCGCGAGGTGATAGCGCCCATCTGGTACCGCAACCCGCGCTATCCCTTCCACTCGGACCGCTTCGGCTTCAAGAGCGGGCGGTTCTTCCCCATCGACGACGGCATGGGGCCGGACGGCGACGCCTCGTTCTTCTACAACGGCAGCGACTTCTACGTGGCGGTCAACGCGGCGGCCGGCAGCCCGCGCACCATGGCCGCCGCGAGCGCGCCTTCGGCCCTCGCCTTCGGGACGGGGCCCCTGGTCGCGAGGGTCGGCGACACCTTCGCCTTCCAGAGCCCCGAGGGCACCGCCACCCTCACGGTCACGGGGCTCGCCACCGGCAGCATGCGCTTCTCGGGCCGGGAGGGCTCGGGCAGCGGCGCGGTGCGCTTCCGCTACCACGTGGAGCCGTAGAGCCCCGCTCCGGGGCTCCGAGGAAGCGCCACCGGGCTCGGGGAGGAGAAGGCCGCAAGCGCCGCGCGCCCGTCCTCGACGCCGCGATCCAGGTAGACGCGCTTGAGCTCGGGGTAGTACAGCGCCGAGAACATGCCGCCGGGCAAAGGGGTGGTGGGGCCGATGGGCACCAGCCGCACGTAGCGCTTCTTGAGAAAGCTCGTCACGTCGTTGAACCCCGCCGCCCGGCACAGGAGGTCGTTGCGCGCCGAGCGCAGGATCTCGCCGTCGCGGTCGCGATCCAGCACCTGGCGCATGGCGAGGATCCGCTCGTTCACGAGGCGCACGTCGTGGAAGTTCTGGATCAAGTAGCGCCCGGCGATGATCGAGAACACCCGGCCGATCATCTGGACGAAGGTCGCGGGCTCCCGGGACGGCTCGCCGACCACCGTGGCCGCCATCACCACGAAGACCGTGTCCACCTCGGGATCGAGCTCGATGGCCTGGGTGATGGGGCTGTTCTCGACCATCCCGCCGTCCAGGTAGAGGCCGGGGCGCTCCTGGCCCGTCAGGTGCATCTTGGTGGCGGGGAAGACCGTCGGCACGCTGCACGAGGCCATGATCACCGAGCGCATCCAGGCGTACTGCTCGCGGGCCGCCGCCTCGTCGAGGGGCTCGGCCAGCCGAAAGGTCTCGTAGTGGCAGTGGCGGGTGGCGATCTGGTCCTTCTCGAGGAAGGTGGTGCCCAAAAGGTCCGACACCGCGATCGAGAAGGTGACCGGGTGGACCAGCCGGTCGGGCGGCAGGAGATAGCTCTCGAGCATCTCCTTGATGAAGCCGTGGGAGCAGATCGAGGTGAAGCGCCCGAACGCGAGCTCCCGCATGGCCAACAGCGCGTCCAGGCCCACCTTGATCCAGGAGATCTTCTTGAAGGGGTCGATGCCGATGCGGTGGAAGATGCGCTGGACCGAGGCCTCGCCCAGGCTTCCCGGGGCGAACTCGCCCTCGGCGGTGTAGAAGAAGTCCTCGAGGGTCGCGCGGGTCGCCCAGAGCTGGACCAGGAACTCGTCGAGCCGCTGCGGGGTGAACGCGCCCTCGGCGACCATGCTGGCGACGTAGGCGCCGTTGAGGGCCCCCGCCGAGACGCCCACGATCACGTCCGGGACGATCCCGGCCTCGGCGAGCGTCCGCAGGACTCCCGCCTCGTAGGCCCCCTTGAGGCCGCCGCCGCTCAGGACCAGGGCCGTCTTTCCCATGGGTCACCTCCTCGGGTCACCTCCTGTGCGGCGCAGCCTGCGCCCGGGTGAGCCCCATGCTAGGGAGGGACGGGGGGTTCGGCCTTGGCCGAGTCGGCCAAAAAGGATCGGCGCGCCTCAGTCAGCGGAACGCAGCGCCTCTCGAGACGCCAGGTGAGTGTGCAGCAGCATGAGGGCAACGCCCGCCATCACGGCCATGTCGGCCACGTTGAAGATGGGCCAGACGTTCGCTCCCTGCCAGCGCAGGTCGATCATGTCGCGCACGTAGCCGAAGACGAGGCGATCGACGAAGTTGCCGAGCGCGCCACCGAGCAAGAGGCCCAGGCTGCACACCATGAGCGGGGCTTGCGGCTTGCAGCGATGTTGATAGACGACCACGGCAAGGGCGATCCCTGCAGCCACGAGGCTCAGCGGAGCGGCATGCCCCCAGAACAGGCTGAAGGCGGCCCCGAAGTTGCGGACGTAGGTCAGGTGAAGGAAGCCATCGATCAGCGGGCGAGAATGGCCGAGTGCGAGAGCCGCCACGATGCCGAACTTGGCGAACTGGTCCAGCAACAGGGTCGAAAGCGCCAGGAGGTAGAAGGTGAAGGTCTCGTACGGGGTCTTCCGTTCGATAGGTGCTTTCATGATCATCCTCTTATTCGAATCCTACCAATATCACAATCATACCCAGGAGGCGCGCGGACAGGAAGGAGCGAGCGCCCAAAGCCGTTCGGGCGTTTCCTCGACACATCCCCGAGCGAGCGGCTAGAATGGTCACTACCAGCCCAATGCCGCAAGGAGCCCTCATGCGCTGCCCCATGTGCAACTCGCCCGACAGCCGGGTCCTCGAGAGCCGCCTGATCGAGGAAGACACCACCCTCCGGCGACGCCGGGACTGCGCCGGCTGCGGCAAGCGCTTCACCACTTACGAGCGGGTGGAGACCGCCCCTTTGATGATCGCCAAGCGCGACGGGACGCGCGAGCCCTTCGACCCGCGCAAGCTCGCCACCGGCCTGATGCGCGCCTGCGTCAAATCCGACGTCTCGGTCGAGGCCATCGAGCGCATCGTCGCCGAGATCGAGTCCGACCTGCACAAGCGCCACACCCGCGAGGTACCCTCCCAGGAGATCGGCGAGATGACGCTCGCGCGACTGCGCGACCTGGACGAGGTCGCCTACGTCCGCTTCGCCTCGGTCTACCGCAACTTCACCGGCATCGAGGACTTCATCCACGAGCTCAAGACGCTCCAGGCCACCGCCCTGACGCGCTAGAGCATCCCGCCCCGAAAAAGGATCCAACGCAATGACCGCTTCGAGCGCCCCGGAACAGATCAAGAAGCGCGACGGCCGGGTCGTCGCCTTCGACCGCGAGAAGATCGTCTCGGCGATCCTCAAGGCCACCAGCGCCGTCCACGGGGGCGATCGCCCCGAGGCCGAGGCCCTCGCGGCCCGGGTGGTCGCGACCCTCGAGGGCGCCTCGCCACGCGAGCTGCCCACCGTCGAGCGGATCCAGGACGCCATCGAGAAGGTCCTCATCGACGAGGGCCAGGCCCGCAGCGCCCGGGCCTTCATCCTCTACCGGGGCCGCCGCAGCCGGATCCGCGAGGCCAAGACCGAGCTGATGGACGCGGTCGAGGAGATCCTCGCCGAGGTGGAGAAGGGCGAGCCGGCCGTCGCGAGCTCCCCCAGCGAGAAGCTGCTGCGCATCGGCGCCACCGCGAGCAAGGAGTTCTACCTCAAGCGCCTCTTGCCCGAGGAGATGGCCGACGCCCACCTGAGAGGCGACCTGCACATCCAGGACCTCGAGCACTACGCCAAGGCCCCCAACTCCTTCGTGATCCCCCTCGATCGGCTCTTGGCCGAGGGCTATCGCACCCCCCACGGGCGGGTGCGCGCGCCCAAGCGCGCCCACTCGGCCGCATCCGTGGCGGCGCTCGCCCTCCAGGCCGCCCAGAGCGACTGCTTCGGAGGCCAGGTCTTCGATCGCTTCGACACGGCGCTCTCGCTGGCGCTGCCGGCCGAGACCACGGACCACGAGCTGGGGCAGGCCATGGAGGGGCTGATCTACAACCTCAACATGCTCCACAGCCGCAACGGCGGCCAGGTGCCCTACTCGACCCTGACCTTCGGCGCGGACCCGAGCCCCATGGCGCGGCGCGTCGCGCGCGCCCTGCTCGATGCCTACGAGGCGGGCCTCGGGCGCGGGGAGCCCGCGGTCTACCCCAACCTGGTCTTCCTGCACCGATCGGGCCTCAACGCCACGGAGGGCGACCCCAACTTCGACCTCCTGCACCGCGCCCTCGAGGTGGCGAGCACGCGCATGCAGCCGACCTTCGCCTTTTTGGACGCGCCCTTCAACCGCGACGAGGGCGGCGCCGTCACCTACCTGAGCGGCTGCGCGCGGATCGGTTTCGATCGCTTCGGCCACCTCGATACCGCCGGGCGCGGCGCGATCGCGACCGTCACCCTCAACCTGGTGCGCGCGGCCCTGCGCGCGAGGCGCGACGGGCTGGCCTTCGAAGCGCTGCTCGAGCGGCAGGCGAAGCTCGCCATCCGCACCCTTCACCACCGCTACGAGGTGCTCTCGACCCTCAAGGCCCACGAGCTCCCCTTCCTGATGGGCGAGGGGCTGTACGCCGAGGCCGAGGGGCTCGACGCCCAGGAGGCGATCGCCAAGGCCCTGCGGCACGGCCACCTGGCGCTGGGCTTCATCGGCCTGGCCGAGGCCCTCAAGGTGCTCGAGGGCGCGCACCACGGCGAGTCGGCGGCCGCCCAGGATCGCGGGCTCGGTGTCGTGTCGCTCTTGCGCAGGCTGGTCGACGAGGCGAGCGAGGAGCTCGACCTCAACGTGGTGCTGTACGCGCAGCAGGCGGAAAGGACCGCCGGCCGCTTCCCCATGCTGGACCAGGGGGACTTCGGTCGCGTCGCGGGGGTGACGGACAAGGGCTACTACACCAGCGCCTTCTCGCTGCCGGCGGATTGCGCCGTGAGCGCCGCGAACAAGATCGCGCTCGAGGCCCCGTACCACGCCCTGTGCAACGGCGGGCACCTGACCTCGATCGCGTTCGATGCCCCGGTCCAGGACGCAAGCGCCCTGGGCGCGCTCGTCGCCAGGATGAACGAGGCGGGCCTCGGGCACGGCGCCGTCAGCTTCCCGGTGGACCACTGCGCGAGCTGCGGCCACTCGGGGGTCATCCCCGCGGACTGCCCCGAGTGCCGGGCCGCGAGCGGCACGATCCGGCGCGTGCGGCGCGTGGCGGGCTACCTGGAATCGCTGGATCGGGTCCATCCGGGCAAGCTCGCCGAGCTCGCGGTGCTGGCCACGCATTGTGACGGATCCCTTTGATCTGCGAGCGAGGCTTCGCTATACTCGATCCGCAAACCCGGCGCCCATCGACCGTCCTCAGGAGATCCGCGTGGCCAGGCGACAAAGGATAGCCCCGCCGGTCGATCCCGGCTCCAGTCGCTCGACGCAATTGATCCTCTGGGTGGTGGTCGTCTACGCAAGCGTGAACCTGGCACACCTCGTGGTCCAGGAGTACCGCCTGCTCTACCAGGGCCACGTCTTGAACCAGGAGCGGATCCTCACCGAGGAGAAGGCCCGCAAGCTCAAGGAGGCGATCGAGTTCGCCCGCACCCCCGAGGGGGTGGAGCGCCTCGCCCGCAAGAACCTCGGCATGGCCCGGCCGGGCGAGCAGCCGGTCCGCTTCGTCGGCCCGAAGGAGGGCGAGAACACGCTTTAGTTTTTCCGGGGGCGTGGCGAAATGGCATACGCAAGCGACTTAAAATCGCTCGTCGCAAGACATGCGGGTTCAAGTCCCGCCGCCCCCACTCACCCATTCAAGGACGATCCGCGTGCGCAAGGTGCTCTTCATCCTGGGGGAACTGAACGAACAGGATCTCGACTGGTTGGCGACCAGCGGCTCGCCCCGGGCGATCGCTCCCGGCCAGTCAATCATCCGTCAGGGGCGGGTGATCGACTCGATGTTCATCGTCCTGCGGGGGGCGTTCTGCGTGGCGATCGAGGGCCAGGAGGACAAGCCGCTGGCCGTGCTCGGGGCCGGCGAGATCGTCGGCGAGATGTCCCTGGTGGACCACGGAGCGCCGTCGGCCACGGTGCGGGCGCTCGCGGACAGCCACGTGCTGGAGCTCCCGCGCGCTGAGCTCGAGCTGAAGCTGAAGCAAGACGTCGGGTTCGCCGCACGCTTCCACCGGGCGCTCGCGGTCTTTCTGTCCGATCGCCTGCGGAGCACCTTCCAGGCGCTGGGCGACGGGGCCTCGATCTCGCTCGACGAGCACGTCCTGGAGGACCGCGAGGTGGATCCCGCCGTGCTCGACAAGGTCGCCCTGGCGGGCCTGCGCTTCGACACCATGCTCCGGCGCCTCCTTCCGGAATAACCGCGATGTCCACCGCCCCACTCAAACCTCCCGCCTCGCGCGTACGCGGCGACCTTTCCGACGCGGAAAGGCTCGACGATCTGCTGGAGGTGGTGAGCCCCAAGGGCTGGATCGCGGTGGCCTGTCTTGCGGTCGTCACCGCGCTGATCATCCTGTGGGCCGTCTTCGGGACCATCCCCGTCACCGTGACCGGGCCGGGCCTCCTGACGCGACCCCACAAGGTCGTGGGGATCCAGGCCCTCGGCTCGGGCAAGCTCAAGGAGCTCCGGCTGGAGCCCGGGAGCCTGGTCGCGAGCGGCGACGTGGTCGCGACCCTCGAGCTGCCCGAGTTGAGCCGACAGCTCTCGGAGCAGGAAGCGAAGCTCGCCCTGCTCGATGCCCAGAGCGCGCAGACCCTCGACCTCCAGGCAAGCCAGAACACCCAGGAGGCGCGCGCCATCGCCGAGCAGGAGCGAAATCTACAGCGATTGATCGCGCAGGCCCGCGCCCTCGACGCGACGCTCAGGGCGCGCTTCGAGGACCGCCGGCACCTCTATCGCCAGCGCGCCCTGAGCGTCGACGCCATGATCGACGCCGAGCAGAGCTATCGTGCCAACCACGACAAGATCCCGGAGTGGGAGTCCCAGCTGCGGCAGCTGGGACTGCGCCGCAACCAGATGGCCAGGCAGTACGCGGAGCTGCGGACCGCCCGGGGCCTCCAGCGGCGCGATCTGGAGGCTGCGATCGCCGTGCTGAAGGAGCAGGCAGCGAACCAGGGCACGATCCAAAGCCGCTGCACGGGGCGCGTGCTCGAGGTCTCGGCCATGGTTGGCCAGGTGATCACGCCGGGCACGCGCCTTGCCACGGTGGCCGTCGAGGACGCGGACCAGCCCATGGTCGCCCTGCTCTACTTCCCGATCAGCGACGGCAAGAAGGTCCTAGCCGGCCAGATCGCCCAGACCACCCCCGACACCGTCAAGCGAGACCGCTACGGGGGGATCGTCGGCCGGGTGCTCACGGTTTCCCCTTTTCCCGTCACCAGGCAGGCCATGGCCAGCACCCTCGGCAGCGACGACCTGGCCGGAGCCCTCTCGAACGGGACGCCCCGGATCGAGGTCGCGGTCCGACTCGACCCGGACCCCTCGACGCGCAGCGGCTATCACTGGTCGGCCTCCGAGGGGCCGCCGATCCCCCAGACCCCCGGCACCACCGTCACGACCCGCGTGACGGTCGAGACCCTCTCCCCGCTGCAGCTCGCCATCTCGCTGATGAGACAGGCCAGTGCGATCTACTAGGCCG from the Pantanalinema sp. genome contains:
- a CDS encoding DUF1343 domain-containing protein; translated protein: MALISECRRAIALAVLLAAAALPARAQAPVRAGIDVLLAEAPPALVGKRIGLITNRSAVDARGVSDIDRLHADRRFSLTRLFAPEHGLRADRQGDIVDGKDTVTGLPVVSLYGPVKKPTRAMLEGLDALVFDIQDVGARFYTYHSTMALAMQAAKEAGLPFVVLDRPNPINGKAVEGAVLDAKLASFVGYYPIPVRHGMTMGELARLYNGAFGIQASLSVVPVQGWKRGMWFDQTALPWVNPSPAMKTPLTATLYPGICLFEATNVDCRVGDRPFEKVGAPWIDPEAYARALREHALPGVAFVPFREGAVSGVEVKVSDREAFQAVKTGLVMVAEVRRLYPDRLRIEAKGFDRMTGASWIRERLLALEAPEAIAAAWEDQTRAFERLRAPYLLYR
- a CDS encoding PspC domain-containing protein, yielding MSSDVDRPRRLYRSTNDRIVSGLCGGLADYMRIDAAWVRLALVLAVLLGMGAPILLYLIGWVVIPGNPQPSDLSPNRLHRSSRERMIAGVCGGLAETYGVDPTLVRLGMALLLVACGVAVPLYLTAWLILPLQDQPPGQSLIER
- a CDS encoding WbuC family cupin fold metalloprotein, whose translation is MSEKLEFTGPLRPIDREAVAFAQARAGASERNRAITRYHDHHEPVQRMLNAVDPASYVRPHRHADPAKVEVFVALTGRAVVLTFDDQGEIRSTLEIAPGGPCWGVEIPPGTWHSLLALEPGTVLYEVIEGAYQPASHKDYAPWAPAEGSEEGRRYLEELRARLSGVE
- a CDS encoding patatin-like phospholipase family protein; the protein is MGKTALVLSGGGLKGAYEAGVLRTLAEAGIVPDVIVGVSAGALNGAYVASMVAEGAFTPQRLDEFLVQLWATRATLEDFFYTAEGEFAPGSLGEASVQRIFHRIGIDPFKKISWIKVGLDALLAMRELAFGRFTSICSHGFIKEMLESYLLPPDRLVHPVTFSIAVSDLLGTTFLEKDQIATRHCHYETFRLAEPLDEAAAREQYAWMRSVIMASCSVPTVFPATKMHLTGQERPGLYLDGGMVENSPITQAIELDPEVDTVFVVMAATVVGEPSREPATFVQMIGRVFSIIAGRYLIQNFHDVRLVNERILAMRQVLDRDRDGEILRSARNDLLCRAAGFNDVTSFLKKRYVRLVPIGPTTPLPGGMFSALYYPELKRVYLDRGVEDGRAALAAFSSPSPVALPRSPGAGLYGSTW
- the lspA gene encoding signal peptidase II codes for the protein MKAPIERKTPYETFTFYLLALSTLLLDQFAKFGIVAALALGHSRPLIDGFLHLTYVRNFGAAFSLFWGHAAPLSLVAAGIALAVVVYQHRCKPQAPLMVCSLGLLLGGALGNFVDRLVFGYVRDMIDLRWQGANVWPIFNVADMAVMAGVALMLLHTHLASREALRSAD
- the nrdR gene encoding transcriptional regulator NrdR, which encodes MRCPMCNSPDSRVLESRLIEEDTTLRRRRDCAGCGKRFTTYERVETAPLMIAKRDGTREPFDPRKLATGLMRACVKSDVSVEAIERIVAEIESDLHKRHTREVPSQEIGEMTLARLRDLDEVAYVRFASVYRNFTGIEDFIHELKTLQATALTR
- the nrdD gene encoding anaerobic ribonucleoside-triphosphate reductase — protein: MTASSAPEQIKKRDGRVVAFDREKIVSAILKATSAVHGGDRPEAEALAARVVATLEGASPRELPTVERIQDAIEKVLIDEGQARSARAFILYRGRRSRIREAKTELMDAVEEILAEVEKGEPAVASSPSEKLLRIGATASKEFYLKRLLPEEMADAHLRGDLHIQDLEHYAKAPNSFVIPLDRLLAEGYRTPHGRVRAPKRAHSAASVAALALQAAQSDCFGGQVFDRFDTALSLALPAETTDHELGQAMEGLIYNLNMLHSRNGGQVPYSTLTFGADPSPMARRVARALLDAYEAGLGRGEPAVYPNLVFLHRSGLNATEGDPNFDLLHRALEVASTRMQPTFAFLDAPFNRDEGGAVTYLSGCARIGFDRFGHLDTAGRGAIATVTLNLVRAALRARRDGLAFEALLERQAKLAIRTLHHRYEVLSTLKAHELPFLMGEGLYAEAEGLDAQEAIAKALRHGHLALGFIGLAEALKVLEGAHHGESAAAQDRGLGVVSLLRRLVDEASEELDLNVVLYAQQAERTAGRFPMLDQGDFGRVAGVTDKGYYTSAFSLPADCAVSAANKIALEAPYHALCNGGHLTSIAFDAPVQDASALGALVARMNEAGLGHGAVSFPVDHCASCGHSGVIPADCPECRAASGTIRRVRRVAGYLESLDRVHPGKLAELAVLATHCDGSL
- a CDS encoding septum formation initiator family protein; translation: MARRQRIAPPVDPGSSRSTQLILWVVVVYASVNLAHLVVQEYRLLYQGHVLNQERILTEEKARKLKEAIEFARTPEGVERLARKNLGMARPGEQPVRFVGPKEGENTL
- a CDS encoding cyclic nucleotide-binding domain-containing protein, with amino-acid sequence MRKVLFILGELNEQDLDWLATSGSPRAIAPGQSIIRQGRVIDSMFIVLRGAFCVAIEGQEDKPLAVLGAGEIVGEMSLVDHGAPSATVRALADSHVLELPRAELELKLKQDVGFAARFHRALAVFLSDRLRSTFQALGDGASISLDEHVLEDREVDPAVLDKVALAGLRFDTMLRRLLPE
- a CDS encoding NHLP bacteriocin system secretion protein; translated protein: MSTAPLKPPASRVRGDLSDAERLDDLLEVVSPKGWIAVACLAVVTALIILWAVFGTIPVTVTGPGLLTRPHKVVGIQALGSGKLKELRLEPGSLVASGDVVATLELPELSRQLSEQEAKLALLDAQSAQTLDLQASQNTQEARAIAEQERNLQRLIAQARALDATLRARFEDRRHLYRQRALSVDAMIDAEQSYRANHDKIPEWESQLRQLGLRRNQMARQYAELRTARGLQRRDLEAAIAVLKEQAANQGTIQSRCTGRVLEVSAMVGQVITPGTRLATVAVEDADQPMVALLYFPISDGKKVLAGQIAQTTPDTVKRDRYGGIVGRVLTVSPFPVTRQAMASTLGSDDLAGALSNGTPRIEVAVRLDPDPSTRSGYHWSASEGPPIPQTPGTTVTTRVTVETLSPLQLAISLMRQASAIY